The Saccharothrix variisporea genome has a segment encoding these proteins:
- a CDS encoding winged helix-turn-helix transcriptional regulator encodes MRVGGEVDGGARAPGGDEFHNDCPGRVLYRHVAGRWAGPIVLELWPEPLRFHRLRDALPGISEKVLAQNLRELVRDGLVDRTVEPTRPPQVTYSLTELGEELASRVHGLLVWVGDHTPEVLAARRRHDEAS; translated from the coding sequence GTGCGGGTAGGCGGCGAGGTCGACGGCGGTGCGCGGGCACCCGGTGGTGACGAGTTCCACAACGACTGCCCGGGCCGGGTGCTGTACCGGCACGTCGCCGGCAGGTGGGCCGGCCCGATCGTGCTGGAGCTGTGGCCGGAACCGCTGCGGTTCCACCGGTTGCGGGACGCGCTGCCGGGGATCAGCGAGAAGGTGCTGGCCCAGAACCTGCGCGAACTCGTCCGCGACGGCTTGGTGGACCGCACGGTCGAACCCACCCGGCCGCCGCAGGTCACCTACTCCCTGACCGAGCTGGGCGAGGAACTCGCGTCGCGCGTCCACGGCCTGCTCGTCTGGGTGGGCGACCACACCCCGGAAGTCCTCGCCGCCCGCCGGCGCCACGACGAGGCTTCCTGA
- a CDS encoding effector-associated constant component EACC1, producing MAADPEVLRGATVSIPEDGEPGGMGGTLEVVNVVLSNAISFSSLLVAIASWRNSRPRPPRVEVERDGVVVPLEAEGE from the coding sequence CTGGCGGCCGACCCGGAGGTGCTGCGCGGCGCGACGGTGTCGATCCCCGAGGACGGTGAGCCCGGCGGGATGGGTGGCACCCTCGAGGTGGTCAACGTCGTGCTGAGCAACGCCATCTCGTTCAGCAGCCTGCTGGTCGCCATCGCCTCGTGGCGCAACTCGCGACCCCGGCCGCCGCGCGTGGAGGTCGAGCGGGACGGAGTCGTCGTGCCGCTCGAAGCGGAGGGCGAGTGA
- a CDS encoding class I SAM-dependent methyltransferase encodes MDLGFRGDVVEFYQRYRRGYPDAAVDAVVAEFGLGRSDVVVDLGCGTGQLTVPFARRVRAAVGVDPEPDMLAAARRAADVPNVSWVLGADTDLAALGPAVGPVGAVTIGQALHWMDHERLFRTVHPLVRPGGGVAVFTNGTPLWLQDTEWSRALRGFLEHYLGTRLALTCGTDEHTQQRYADALNAAHFTVRRHLVEYEDHLDVERIIGGALSALPVDKLPADRTAFARALSEVLEPHEPFVERVAVRILTGRR; translated from the coding sequence CGGTACCGGCGCGGGTACCCGGACGCGGCGGTGGACGCCGTCGTGGCCGAGTTCGGGCTGGGTCGTTCCGACGTGGTGGTCGACCTGGGGTGCGGGACCGGGCAGCTGACCGTGCCCTTCGCGCGGCGGGTGCGGGCAGCGGTCGGGGTGGACCCGGAGCCGGACATGCTCGCCGCCGCTCGACGGGCGGCGGACGTGCCCAACGTGTCGTGGGTGCTGGGCGCGGACACCGACCTCGCCGCGCTGGGGCCGGCGGTGGGTCCGGTCGGGGCGGTGACCATCGGCCAGGCCCTGCACTGGATGGACCACGAACGGCTGTTCCGCACGGTTCACCCGTTGGTGCGACCGGGCGGCGGGGTGGCGGTGTTCACCAACGGCACCCCGCTGTGGTTGCAGGACACCGAGTGGTCGCGGGCTTTGCGCGGGTTCCTGGAGCACTACCTCGGGACGCGGCTGGCCCTGACGTGCGGGACCGACGAGCACACCCAGCAGCGGTACGCCGACGCCCTGAACGCGGCCCACTTCACCGTCCGCCGCCACCTGGTCGAGTACGAGGATCACCTGGACGTGGAGCGGATCATCGGCGGCGCCTTGTCCGCGCTGCCGGTGGACAAGCTGCCGGCCGACCGGACGGCGTTCGCGCGGGCGTTGAGCGAGGTGCTGGAGCCGCACGAGCCGTTCGTGGAACGCGTGGCCGTGCGCATCCTCACCGGCCGCCGATAA